A part of Myxococcales bacterium genomic DNA contains:
- the gspF gene encoding type II secretion system inner membrane protein GspF has product MAIYEYAGIDKTGKSVKGAKEADSVRALRISLKAQGVFVTKIKESNDVNSSGSSRINLQSEVNFKKFFERVNVETLALATRQLATLLQSGVPMLESLKALIEQVDNQTLKRVLSQVRADVNEGFSLADAMAKHKCFSSVYVNMVRAGESSGALELVLERLADFTEGQSKLQSKVMGALTYPIVMMVVAILVVIILMTTVVPKITAMFASAKVQLPLMTRALIATSSIISSYWWLLLIVVVALAYGLMKLVKTPKGRAYWDRAKLKMPIFGSIMQMVSIARFSRTLSTLLSGGVPLLNTLQIVRNVVSNDALEKAIDSVREAVREGEDIAGPLRRSGQFPPMVTHMIAVGEKSGQLETMLSRVATAYEARVETRVSMLTSLLEPLMILFMGVTIGGIVGAVMVPIMQMSSLVK; this is encoded by the coding sequence ATGGCAATTTATGAATATGCAGGTATTGATAAAACGGGAAAAAGCGTAAAGGGCGCAAAAGAGGCTGATAGTGTCAGAGCTTTAAGAATTTCCCTTAAAGCGCAGGGAGTTTTTGTAACAAAAATAAAAGAGTCGAATGATGTAAATTCCAGCGGCTCATCCCGAATCAATCTTCAAAGTGAAGTAAACTTCAAAAAATTTTTTGAAAGAGTAAATGTTGAGACGCTTGCATTAGCAACGAGGCAATTGGCTACCCTGCTTCAGTCGGGTGTACCTATGCTTGAATCATTGAAAGCACTCATAGAGCAAGTAGATAATCAGACCCTTAAGCGCGTTCTTTCACAAGTTCGCGCAGACGTGAATGAGGGTTTTTCCCTTGCTGATGCTATGGCTAAGCATAAATGTTTTTCATCAGTTTACGTCAACATGGTGAGAGCTGGTGAAAGTTCAGGAGCGTTGGAGCTTGTTCTTGAGCGTTTGGCTGATTTTACCGAGGGACAGTCAAAGTTACAGTCGAAAGTAATGGGGGCATTAACTTATCCTATTGTCATGATGGTAGTAGCAATTTTGGTTGTTATTATTCTTATGACGACAGTTGTTCCAAAAATTACGGCGATGTTTGCGAGCGCAAAAGTGCAACTACCCTTAATGACTCGTGCTCTGATAGCAACGAGCTCTATTATTAGTTCATATTGGTGGCTGCTTCTGATCGTAGTAGTTGCTTTGGCATATGGATTGATGAAGCTGGTAAAAACCCCCAAAGGAAGAGCATATTGGGATAGAGCAAAACTAAAAATGCCAATTTTTGGATCGATTATGCAGATGGTGTCTATAGCCCGATTTTCACGAACTCTTTCTACTTTACTTTCTGGTGGCGTTCCGCTGCTTAACACCTTGCAGATAGTTCGTAATGTAGTATCGAATGACGCTTTGGAAAAAGCTATTGACAGTGTGCGCGAAGCTGTTCGAGAAGGAGAGGATATTGCAGGACCGCTACGAAGAAGTGGTCAATTTCCACCTATGGTAACTCATATGATTGCTGTGGGGGAGAAATCTGGGCAATTGGAAACCATGCTCTCGCGAGTCGCCACCGCTTACGAAGCTCGAGTTGAAACCAGAGTTTCTATGCTAACAAGCTTGCTTGAGCCATTAATGATATTGTTTATGGGTGTTACTATTGGTGGGATTGTAGGTGCTGTAATGGTGCCGATTATGCAAATGTCATCTTTAGTAAAGTAG
- the gspD gene encoding type II secretion system secretin GspD yields the protein MRFLDIKKGGLVANLFLGSIAMLFATSLLAKVDVIQPSNKGMAAPPGAPKNQSAMARPKMQMSAADSGIRSVAPQACVPAKGQFAWNFENEDLLKVLKQVSDLLCRSFVIHDSISPSMKMTIIGKSLLTAKDAWDVLVAALAQKGLALVQQGERHTWTVVRRADSKNYSTPFYTKGRDAKNNEEIGTLFYKAVHTSQDTLKNIGRMLISKDGMVETVGDQFVIVIDSNSNIRRLGYIFSQVDLEDAQNRIHVVKLMNADAKVVEKQLRELFDVSPASTRTRRRSKVDSANKITANLDKIIADDRTNSLILVGDKESFDKVQQVINLLDTKDVNTNKGTIHVKRLRYADAKKIADTLNSVLQQNKSLRSRFGRREENTNELFEGEVKITAHEDTNTLVTVASSNDYRSLLSTIEKLDIRKEQVYVEAVIMDINVSDTNKFGVSLFNGVDQGIIPGLGGSVGILANPGGQGIASGISTALTTAGKAASEVGGLGKQSIGALAVLGNFLSGGVAGIIGPSVGNTAIPSFGAVLQAIATNSNIDVLSTPYLLTTDNQEAVMSVGQKVPVIKGASSVGGNAGLGGVPLQTINYEDVKLTFKVTPHVGADNNVRLDIEQEVNELGQKEKLLNADQYRISTKSAKTTIVLKDQQTGVIGGLIHNRSTTIDNKTPFLGDIPILGWLFKNRSSETERKSLTLILTPYIIRSDYDYEKIVERKLKEREEFANLYYGGKIQNYNKTIDYDKKSGPLSSMILALDAEMRKTENGGAGDGHEKIVSPSSGTTSSSGGGPDIIIEQEAVDDEQADGQKNDTKFDHNSASISDEQHVLVTDNSSLVVE from the coding sequence ATGCGATTTTTAGATATTAAAAAAGGTGGCCTTGTTGCCAATTTGTTTTTAGGTAGCATAGCTATGCTATTCGCGACTTCATTGCTTGCGAAAGTGGATGTTATACAACCATCAAATAAAGGGATGGCGGCTCCTCCTGGGGCTCCAAAAAATCAGTCAGCTATGGCTCGTCCCAAGATGCAAATGTCTGCAGCTGATTCTGGAATTCGCAGTGTGGCTCCTCAGGCCTGCGTTCCAGCAAAGGGCCAGTTTGCATGGAATTTTGAAAATGAAGATCTTCTAAAAGTGCTTAAACAGGTAAGCGATCTTCTGTGTCGTTCATTTGTAATTCATGATTCTATCAGCCCGTCAATGAAAATGACGATTATTGGAAAATCTTTGCTGACGGCCAAGGATGCTTGGGATGTTTTGGTGGCTGCTTTGGCTCAGAAAGGTCTTGCCCTGGTACAGCAAGGAGAAAGACACACTTGGACTGTGGTAAGAAGGGCGGATTCAAAAAATTATTCGACACCTTTTTATACAAAGGGGCGCGATGCTAAGAATAATGAGGAAATTGGCACCCTGTTTTATAAAGCGGTACACACATCACAAGACACCTTAAAAAACATCGGTAGAATGCTTATTTCTAAAGATGGAATGGTCGAAACTGTTGGTGATCAATTTGTCATAGTAATTGACAGCAATAGCAACATTCGTCGATTGGGTTATATTTTTTCTCAGGTCGACTTAGAAGATGCTCAAAATAGAATTCACGTAGTTAAGTTGATGAACGCTGATGCAAAAGTTGTTGAAAAACAATTGCGTGAGTTATTTGATGTCTCACCAGCTTCTACCAGAACCAGACGAAGGTCTAAGGTAGATAGTGCTAATAAGATTACAGCAAATTTGGATAAAATTATCGCTGATGACCGTACCAATAGCCTGATTTTAGTAGGCGACAAGGAAAGTTTTGATAAAGTTCAGCAGGTCATTAATTTATTGGATACCAAAGATGTAAATACCAATAAAGGTACTATTCATGTGAAGAGGCTTCGATACGCTGATGCAAAAAAGATAGCTGATACACTTAATTCTGTGCTTCAGCAAAATAAAAGCCTTCGAAGTAGATTTGGCCGGAGAGAAGAGAATACCAATGAATTATTTGAGGGCGAGGTAAAAATTACAGCGCATGAAGATACGAATACTTTGGTTACGGTCGCCTCTTCGAATGACTATCGCTCTTTACTTTCGACAATTGAAAAACTCGATATTCGAAAGGAACAAGTTTATGTAGAAGCGGTGATAATGGATATCAACGTTAGTGATACTAATAAATTTGGCGTGAGTCTCTTTAACGGGGTTGATCAAGGCATAATTCCTGGCCTGGGTGGCTCGGTTGGTATTCTTGCCAACCCTGGTGGTCAAGGCATTGCCTCAGGTATTAGCACAGCTTTGACTACAGCTGGAAAGGCTGCAAGCGAAGTAGGTGGCTTAGGAAAACAGAGCATTGGCGCTTTGGCTGTTTTGGGTAATTTTCTTTCAGGTGGTGTCGCAGGTATTATTGGCCCTAGTGTAGGCAATACGGCTATTCCAAGTTTTGGAGCAGTATTGCAGGCAATAGCAACGAATTCAAATATCGATGTTCTTTCTACACCGTATTTGCTTACAACAGATAACCAAGAAGCTGTAATGTCGGTTGGGCAAAAAGTACCCGTTATTAAGGGAGCCTCTTCTGTTGGAGGAAATGCAGGTTTAGGCGGCGTTCCTTTGCAGACTATCAATTACGAAGACGTTAAACTCACCTTCAAAGTTACTCCTCATGTTGGAGCTGATAACAATGTTAGGCTTGATATAGAGCAAGAAGTTAATGAATTGGGACAAAAAGAAAAGTTGCTGAATGCTGATCAATACCGAATCAGTACCAAATCAGCAAAGACAACTATCGTTTTGAAAGACCAGCAGACTGGAGTAATTGGGGGGTTAATTCATAATCGCTCAACTACTATTGATAATAAAACACCATTTTTGGGGGATATCCCGATTTTAGGTTGGCTTTTCAAAAATCGAAGCAGTGAAACCGAGCGTAAGAGTTTAACCTTGATTCTCACTCCTTACATTATCAGGTCGGATTATGACTATGAGAAAATTGTGGAGCGTAAGCTTAAGGAACGTGAAGAATTCGCTAATCTTTATTACGGTGGTAAGATACAAAATTATAACAAGACTATCGACTATGATAAAAAATCAGGGCCGTTATCAAGTATGATTTTGGCGCTAGATGCTGAAATGAGAAAGACTGAAAATGGCGGTGCCGGTGATGGGCATGAGAAAATTGTTTCGCCTTCTTCTGGTACGACTTCTAGCAGTGGTGGTGGCCCAGATATTATCATTGAGCAAGAAGCTGTAGATGACGAGCAAGCTGACGGGCAAAAAAATGACACTAAATTTGACCATAACTCGGCATCGATAAGCGATGAGCAGCATGTGCTAGTAACTGATAATAGCTCTTTGGTAGTTGAATAA
- the gspG gene encoding type II secretion system major pseudopilin GspG yields the protein MKNQNLFFKKNAIKNAGRGFSLIELMVVVTLMAILVGIGTVYVMGRLAEGKITTARTQAYEIAKALDLYKLQTGSYPNASEGLDVLANPPRGQPLMEKVPMDPWGNPYNYAIPGTHNPRSFDVWSDGPEGNAENAELGIGNWQPE from the coding sequence ATGAAGAATCAAAATTTATTTTTTAAAAAAAATGCCATAAAAAATGCTGGGCGAGGATTTTCGCTTATAGAGCTCATGGTTGTAGTTACTCTTATGGCCATTTTGGTTGGTATCGGAACGGTTTATGTTATGGGCCGTTTGGCTGAGGGCAAAATTACCACTGCGCGTACACAAGCATACGAAATAGCTAAGGCTTTGGATTTATATAAACTGCAGACAGGATCATATCCAAATGCTAGTGAAGGTTTAGATGTACTAGCTAATCCTCCACGTGGCCAGCCTTTGATGGAAAAAGTACCTATGGATCCATGGGGAAATCCTTACAATTATGCTATTCCGGGAACTCATAACCCTAGATCTTTCGACGTTTGGTCGGATGGTCCAGAGGGCAACGCAGAAAATGCAGAGTTAGGAATAGGAAACTGGCAGCCAGAGTGA
- a CDS encoding long-chain fatty acid--CoA ligase translates to MQRDICIDRLKKRALHHKDEAAYFFKQKNSWQGVNWEVYHDRVVSFAKSLINAGVDSGGKIAILGFNRLEWLIAAVGSQYIGATSVGVYTSSSADEVFYVVDHSDAEVLIVENLERYRKQIKPKVDQFKKIKLIVLMSEEKTEDENVLKWSEFLQAGKTIKASVVDEKFSAVDPNSIATMIYTSGTTGNPKSVMLSHASIAWTVQTMVQVWGCSAKDKEISYLPLAHIAEQMLTIYAPIDCGISCYFVESPEKFKSNLKEVEPTVFFGVPRVYEKIYEGIKGAISEKDALSQKVLMYFRESASEYFSARYEGKMPSLWTSLRYLLARQKIFPKIKEQIGLGKVRICAVGAAPISKDILNFFSSIDIPIYELYGQSENCGPTTLSLPNSTKIGSVGKVMPGAEVKIASDGEILLKGPHIFLGYYKDPAATAEVVKEGWLYTGDVGSLDKDGFLTITDRKKDILITAGGKNISPQNIESMLKHLPYVQSAVVIGDNKKYLTALLSPDFEHIKKMASEKGLSIDDFMSAENLDSIYSEINSALLGINQKLASVEQIKKYKLLPHEFSIDSGEYTPTLKVKRKFINQKYHREIAELY, encoded by the coding sequence ATGCAAAGAGACATCTGTATCGATCGTCTGAAGAAGCGTGCCCTTCATCATAAAGATGAAGCAGCTTACTTTTTTAAACAAAAGAATTCATGGCAGGGAGTTAACTGGGAAGTTTATCACGATCGGGTTGTTAGCTTTGCCAAATCTCTTATTAATGCTGGAGTCGATAGCGGTGGAAAAATCGCTATTCTGGGTTTCAATCGTCTGGAGTGGCTCATAGCTGCTGTTGGATCTCAATACATAGGCGCTACTTCTGTTGGAGTTTATACTTCAAGCTCAGCTGATGAAGTATTTTATGTTGTTGATCATTCCGATGCAGAAGTATTGATTGTTGAAAATTTGGAACGATACAGAAAACAGATAAAACCAAAAGTTGATCAATTCAAAAAAATTAAGCTCATTGTTTTAATGTCGGAAGAAAAAACAGAAGACGAAAATGTCTTAAAGTGGAGCGAATTTCTACAAGCAGGAAAAACAATAAAAGCTTCGGTAGTGGATGAAAAATTTTCGGCAGTGGATCCAAATAGTATTGCCACCATGATCTATACCTCAGGAACCACGGGCAATCCCAAATCGGTCATGTTGTCCCATGCTTCTATAGCCTGGACGGTTCAGACAATGGTTCAAGTGTGGGGATGTAGTGCAAAGGATAAAGAAATTTCTTATCTTCCGCTTGCGCATATAGCCGAGCAAATGCTTACCATTTATGCTCCGATAGACTGTGGAATAAGTTGTTATTTTGTGGAGTCACCGGAAAAGTTTAAGAGTAATTTAAAAGAGGTAGAACCAACTGTGTTTTTTGGGGTACCCCGCGTTTATGAAAAGATTTACGAAGGTATTAAAGGTGCCATCAGCGAAAAAGATGCCTTGAGTCAAAAAGTATTGATGTACTTTAGAGAGTCTGCATCCGAATATTTTAGCGCCCGCTATGAAGGAAAAATGCCTTCTCTATGGACAAGTCTGCGATATTTGCTTGCGCGCCAAAAAATATTTCCAAAAATAAAAGAACAAATTGGTTTGGGTAAAGTGAGAATCTGTGCGGTAGGTGCCGCGCCAATATCAAAAGACATACTTAATTTTTTTTCTAGCATAGATATCCCTATCTATGAGCTCTATGGGCAGTCTGAAAACTGTGGCCCAACTACTTTAAGTCTTCCCAATAGTACAAAAATTGGATCGGTCGGCAAGGTTATGCCGGGGGCAGAGGTGAAAATTGCATCTGATGGAGAAATTCTTTTAAAGGGTCCGCATATTTTCTTGGGCTACTATAAAGATCCTGCAGCAACAGCGGAAGTAGTTAAAGAAGGGTGGCTGTATACTGGAGATGTTGGCAGTTTAGACAAAGATGGTTTTTTGACCATTACAGATCGGAAGAAAGATATTTTAATAACTGCTGGTGGAAAAAATATTTCACCGCAAAATATAGAATCAATGCTTAAGCATCTTCCTTATGTCCAGTCTGCAGTTGTTATTGGTGATAATAAAAAATATCTTACAGCCTTATTATCACCAGATTTTGAACATATAAAAAAAATGGCTTCTGAAAAAGGGCTAAGTATAGATGATTTTATGTCCGCTGAAAATCTAGATTCGATTTATTCAGAAATCAACAGTGCTTTGCTGGGCATTAATCAAAAATTAGCCTCTGTAGAGCAAATAAAAAAATATAAATTATTGCCTCATGAATTTAGTATCGATTCTGGGGAATATACACCTACATTAAAGGTAAAAAGAAAATTTATTAATCAAAAATATCACAGAGAAATAGCAGAGCTTTATTAA
- a CDS encoding BamA/TamA family outer membrane protein: MKKKLFIQALCLMVSILVTTTAFAQENEKKIRFSGIPAFGFGADTGLGSGVIGNMYIDEEGYKPYQTSIGLKIYLTTKWVNSHALTFDRLKAFGLPWRLTGRLGFYSTPAQNYCGLGNQANCDEERAKIEANKLSLSEEKKEEFIRRYYENRFMSFFGEIFSRWILWQGDAKLELMTSYRGNYFLNRDFSEKGPYPNSLFDRDFKNKKIDGYLSTLELGLMLDSRDNEPAPTSGYWLESSIRGGASFIGSDWDYVAANLSARFYFPFDDERRFVFASQTIFDSIFYGTLPFEALSRVGGSQSISDYNAIGGQYLGRGIREQLYVGRLKAIEQIEFRYTFLSFNLFKQDFDLTGVALGDIGVTALDYKNLAKDLSDIHFGFGTGLRIHWNKTFVIRADLAMSPAENFTPRFYLVVGNVF; encoded by the coding sequence ATGAAAAAAAAATTATTTATTCAAGCGTTATGTCTGATGGTTAGTATTTTAGTAACGACCACTGCTTTTGCTCAAGAAAATGAAAAGAAAATCAGGTTTTCTGGAATTCCTGCCTTTGGTTTTGGAGCGGATACAGGTTTGGGGAGCGGTGTCATTGGTAATATGTACATCGATGAAGAGGGGTACAAGCCTTATCAAACCAGTATTGGCTTAAAAATTTATTTAACTACAAAATGGGTAAATTCACATGCTCTCACTTTTGACAGACTAAAGGCTTTTGGTTTGCCATGGCGTTTAACTGGAAGATTAGGGTTTTATTCTACACCTGCTCAAAATTATTGCGGACTTGGAAATCAGGCCAATTGTGATGAAGAACGAGCAAAGATAGAAGCCAATAAACTATCTCTTTCAGAGGAAAAGAAAGAAGAATTCATCAGACGATATTATGAAAATCGCTTCATGTCTTTTTTTGGCGAAATATTTTCTCGGTGGATACTGTGGCAAGGTGATGCAAAGCTTGAGCTGATGACAAGTTACCGCGGAAACTATTTTCTCAATAGAGATTTTAGTGAAAAAGGTCCTTATCCCAATTCGCTTTTCGATAGAGATTTTAAAAATAAAAAAATAGACGGTTACCTCAGCACGCTTGAGCTTGGACTTATGTTGGATAGCCGTGATAATGAGCCAGCCCCAACCTCAGGGTATTGGCTTGAGTCAAGTATTAGAGGAGGAGCGTCATTTATTGGGAGCGATTGGGATTATGTAGCTGCCAATCTATCTGCGAGATTTTATTTTCCATTTGATGATGAGCGCCGCTTTGTTTTTGCATCACAAACAATTTTTGATTCCATCTTTTATGGAACACTTCCCTTTGAAGCATTGTCCCGAGTCGGAGGTAGTCAATCCATCAGTGATTATAATGCTATAGGAGGTCAGTATCTTGGGCGAGGTATTCGTGAGCAACTCTATGTAGGTCGCCTTAAGGCTATAGAGCAAATTGAGTTTCGTTATACTTTTTTGTCATTCAACTTATTTAAGCAAGATTTTGATTTAACTGGCGTTGCTTTGGGTGATATTGGTGTGACAGCTTTGGATTATAAAAATTTAGCAAAAGATTTGAGTGATATACACTTTGGATTTGGAACAGGTTTGCGCATACATTGGAATAAAACATTTGTGATTCGGGCAGATCTTGCGATGAGTCCTGCAGAAAATTTTACCCCTCGTTTTTATTTAGTGGTGGGCAATGTTTTTTAA
- a CDS encoding phospho-sugar mutase, giving the protein MNEFLQKKLSDYLLEDPEKKNKDELIALKGKKEKHAELEDRLSSFLKFGTAGLRAKMEAGYKRMNLVSVYRLAYALSLEVKAQNHRTALVVVGYDARHNSYKFACEVVSVLDRCNIPSLMFSECVPTPLCAFATRNLNATFGVMITASHNPGSDNGIKLYDSKSRQLYGESLKRIENNMITAPMRNDFLNSHEKVPTLSKSIDQSVIDEYFRKIKSSRFFDEDDLDKSLAIVYTAFHGVGKKYFLRALNESGFYQIEIVKKQSEPDGDFPTLDFPNPEEKNALDLAYVKADESKISWVFANDPDADRLQVACRDDDGKFKKLSGNEMGCLLGYFSLDKGIKEGVNPLVASSIVSSRMLKNIAKSLGAFYVDGLTGFSNIAHAAIEQEKKTNAKFVFAYEEAIGFLVGKIVLDKDGINAAVHFMEIAAYLSKEKISVWNFLNQLYLQFGLHLNVQWSKRFKGIHAHDEMNRVMKKLRLLSENEIIPYHGNCWVKHDLSQPQNKGPYEKVIADIIIFEITNLGRLIIRPSGTEPKIKFYLELMNFDVNKIELEDQKLSLQSELSNYQKIIEQIVG; this is encoded by the coding sequence ATGAATGAATTTCTGCAAAAAAAATTGAGTGATTATCTCTTAGAGGATCCAGAAAAAAAAAATAAAGATGAATTGATTGCGCTCAAAGGAAAAAAAGAAAAACATGCTGAACTCGAGGATAGGCTGAGTAGTTTTTTGAAATTTGGAACTGCAGGGTTACGGGCAAAAATGGAAGCAGGTTACAAGCGTATGAATCTTGTTTCCGTGTATCGCTTAGCTTATGCCCTATCTTTAGAAGTAAAGGCACAAAATCATCGAACAGCGCTTGTTGTAGTTGGCTATGATGCTCGACATAACAGCTATAAATTTGCTTGCGAAGTTGTGAGTGTGCTCGATAGATGCAACATCCCATCACTTATGTTTTCTGAGTGTGTACCAACTCCTCTATGTGCTTTTGCAACTAGAAATTTAAATGCAACTTTCGGAGTGATGATCACTGCTAGCCATAATCCTGGAAGTGATAATGGCATTAAGCTTTATGATTCAAAAAGCCGTCAACTCTATGGTGAAAGCCTAAAGCGCATCGAAAATAATATGATAACTGCACCTATGAGAAATGATTTTTTAAATTCGCACGAGAAAGTTCCCACATTATCAAAATCAATTGATCAAAGTGTGATCGATGAATATTTCCGGAAAATAAAAAGCAGTAGATTTTTTGATGAAGATGATCTCGATAAATCATTAGCTATTGTCTATACAGCATTTCATGGAGTGGGAAAAAAATATTTTTTGCGTGCCCTTAATGAAAGCGGGTTTTATCAGATTGAAATTGTAAAAAAACAGTCGGAACCAGATGGCGATTTTCCAACTCTTGATTTTCCCAATCCAGAAGAAAAGAATGCTTTGGATTTGGCTTATGTTAAGGCTGATGAGTCAAAAATTTCATGGGTGTTTGCCAATGACCCTGATGCAGATCGACTGCAAGTGGCCTGTCGTGATGATGATGGAAAATTTAAGAAGCTTTCTGGAAATGAGATGGGCTGTCTATTAGGTTATTTCAGTCTTGATAAAGGCATTAAAGAAGGCGTAAACCCTTTGGTAGCCAGCAGTATTGTCTCTTCGAGAATGCTAAAAAACATAGCAAAGTCTTTGGGAGCATTTTATGTAGATGGTCTCACTGGCTTTAGTAATATTGCTCATGCGGCTATTGAGCAAGAGAAAAAAACAAATGCAAAATTTGTCTTTGCTTATGAAGAAGCAATTGGCTTTTTAGTGGGAAAAATTGTTTTGGATAAAGATGGAATTAATGCAGCGGTACATTTTATGGAAATAGCGGCATACTTATCCAAAGAAAAAATTTCGGTATGGAATTTTTTGAATCAACTCTATCTTCAATTTGGACTTCATTTAAATGTTCAGTGGTCGAAGCGTTTTAAGGGAATTCATGCTCACGATGAAATGAATAGAGTTATGAAAAAATTACGTCTGCTGTCCGAAAACGAAATTATACCATATCACGGAAATTGCTGGGTAAAGCATGACCTTTCCCAACCTCAAAATAAAGGCCCTTATGAGAAAGTTATTGCTGATATAATAATTTTTGAAATAACAAATTTAGGCAGATTGATAATTCGTCCTAGTGGAACGGAACCAAAAATAAAATTTTATTTAGAACTGATGAATTTTGATGTGAATAAAATTGAACTTGAGGATCAAAAATTGTCACTTCAATCGGAATTGAGTAACTATCAAAAAATAATCGAACAAATTGTGGGCTGA
- the gspE gene encoding type II secretion system ATPase GspE — MSDNNKIKALVRMRADLIGVPLPQIASELFQVPASLVSDAISEAKEKLSSIAEVLVEKRILTSTQVAQLLASHLGLDVIDAIEVDEIPDELLGAIPIAFAKHNRLLPIAITENEQVIVVCCNPLVLEVEEELRITFERDIKWVVSSFEGVLTAINSAYDRSMRQAETAVAELEGEDGGDLKGGLEDEVVDLLDLESDDEAPIIRLVNSLMSQAVKDGASDIHIEPYERELLVRFRVDGVLHEIIRPPKRFQNSIISRVKIMGGLNIAEKRLPQDGRIRLKVAGRDFDIRVSSVPTTHGERIVMRLLDRSSVMRDLAQIGFSDYNLKKMDALIRAAHGILLVTGPTGSGKTSTLYACLAKINRPDLNILTIEDPVEYQLKGIGQVQVNSKIDLSFASGLRSFLRQDPDVIMVGEIRDRETAEIAIQASLTGHLVFSTIHTNDAPGAVTRLVDMQVEPFLVASSLLAVLAQRLVRTICSNCREPYAANEEELNEIGLSLNDVKTLYRGKGCQLCQHTGYRGRLGIFELMEINDDVRAAIMNNNDASTIKTIAREHGMKTLREDGALKVIAGLTTVAEVTRVTREDETSMDAISAA, encoded by the coding sequence ATGTCTGACAATAACAAAATAAAAGCACTTGTAAGAATGCGTGCTGACTTAATAGGGGTACCGCTGCCACAAATTGCAAGCGAACTTTTTCAAGTGCCTGCAAGTCTAGTTTCAGACGCGATTAGTGAAGCAAAAGAAAAATTGTCGAGTATAGCAGAAGTGCTTGTTGAGAAAAGAATTTTGACGAGCACACAAGTTGCCCAACTTCTAGCATCTCATTTAGGACTTGATGTTATCGATGCTATAGAAGTTGATGAAATTCCTGACGAGCTTTTAGGTGCTATTCCCATAGCATTTGCAAAGCATAATCGTTTACTACCTATAGCTATTACCGAAAATGAACAAGTTATTGTGGTGTGCTGCAACCCCTTAGTCCTTGAAGTAGAGGAAGAACTTCGTATTACATTTGAGCGCGACATTAAATGGGTAGTATCTTCATTTGAAGGTGTTTTGACTGCTATTAATAGTGCCTATGACCGTTCCATGCGTCAGGCTGAAACTGCTGTTGCTGAGTTAGAAGGCGAAGATGGAGGAGATCTTAAGGGCGGACTTGAAGACGAGGTAGTAGATCTTCTCGATTTAGAAAGTGACGATGAAGCACCCATTATTCGATTGGTAAACTCATTGATGAGTCAAGCGGTGAAGGATGGAGCGAGTGATATTCATATAGAACCCTATGAGAGGGAACTGCTGGTTCGTTTTAGAGTAGATGGGGTTCTGCACGAAATTATCCGCCCTCCTAAACGCTTTCAAAATTCCATTATCAGCCGTGTAAAAATTATGGGCGGTCTCAATATCGCGGAAAAGCGCTTGCCTCAGGATGGACGCATAAGATTAAAAGTAGCTGGCCGAGATTTTGATATTCGCGTATCGAGTGTGCCTACTACGCATGGTGAGCGTATTGTGATGCGATTGCTTGATCGTTCATCCGTGATGCGAGATCTCGCTCAAATTGGTTTTTCTGATTACAACCTGAAGAAGATGGATGCTTTGATACGGGCTGCCCACGGTATTTTACTGGTAACCGGACCAACAGGGTCAGGAAAAACCTCCACCCTTTATGCCTGTTTGGCCAAAATTAACCGACCTGATTTAAATATTTTAACTATAGAGGATCCTGTGGAATACCAACTTAAAGGTATTGGACAGGTCCAGGTCAATTCAAAAATTGACCTTAGTTTTGCATCTGGTTTGCGCTCATTTTTAAGGCAGGATCCGGACGTTATTATGGTGGGAGAAATTCGCGATCGAGAAACAGCTGAAATAGCTATTCAGGCTTCTCTTACAGGTCACTTAGTATTTTCTACGATTCATACCAATGATGCGCCGGGCGCTGTAACACGCTTGGTTGATATGCAAGTGGAACCTTTTTTGGTAGCCAGTTCCCTGCTTGCTGTGTTGGCTCAGCGACTTGTTCGAACTATTTGTTCCAATTGTAGAGAACCTTATGCTGCTAATGAAGAAGAGTTAAATGAGATTGGGCTTAGCCTAAATGATGTGAAAACACTTTACAGGGGCAAAGGTTGCCAGTTATGCCAGCATACTGGATATCGTGGTCGCTTAGGTATCTTTGAATTGATGGAAATTAATGATGATGTTAGAGCGGCTATTATGAATAATAATGATGCATCAACCATCAAAACAATTGCTCGAGAGCATGGAATGAAAACTTTGCGTGAGGATGGGGCACTTAAGGTTATCGCGGGTCTGACGACTGTTGCCGAGGTAACACGAGTTACGAGAGAGGATGAGACTTCGATGGACGCGATAAGCGCTGCATAG